From Sporosarcina sp. 6E9, a single genomic window includes:
- the sipW gene encoding signal peptidase I SipW, translating to MNKKKVAWNREKKEKKKIMKWINSIVTGILMVLLITVASVVVITKASGGEPQLFGYQLKTVLSGSMEPDIQTGSIISVKLAEDKTKFKEGDVITFMEEEGILITHRITEVMGSGDSVLYRTKGDNNNAEDMNPVLATNVVAEYTGFTLPYVGYFINFSQSKNGAFLLLIPGFLLLIYSAFTIWRVLSQIELSPKKQADILEEDAEKSSS from the coding sequence ATGAATAAGAAAAAAGTAGCGTGGAATAGGGAGAAAAAAGAAAAGAAGAAAATAATGAAATGGATAAATAGCATTGTAACTGGGATACTGATGGTCTTGCTAATCACTGTAGCTTCGGTAGTAGTTATCACGAAAGCTTCCGGCGGGGAGCCGCAACTTTTCGGTTATCAATTAAAAACAGTTCTATCTGGGTCAATGGAACCGGATATCCAAACCGGCTCAATAATTTCCGTAAAACTAGCCGAAGATAAAACGAAATTCAAAGAAGGCGACGTCATTACATTCATGGAAGAGGAAGGGATTTTGATTACACACCGGATCACTGAAGTGATGGGAAGTGGAGATTCTGTACTCTACCGAACCAAAGGTGACAACAATAACGCTGAGGACATGAATCCGGTTCTTGCCACCAATGTGGTTGCTGAGTACACTGGGTTTACATTGCCTTACGTCGGTTACTTTATAAACTTTTCTCAATCAAAGAATGGCGCATTCCTTTTGTTAATACCTGGTTTTCTACTGCTTATCTATTCTGCTTTTACGATTTGGAGGGTATTGTCTCAAATCGAACTGTCTCCAAAAAAGCAAGCAGATATTTTGGAAGAAGATGCAGAAAAAAGTTCTTCTTGA
- a CDS encoding SipW-dependent-type signal peptide-containing protein, with product MKKELRKERRRRYKKNNQGLFVVLKMALIFYLTIFSVSYMTSGTSAFFSNQSTVSQSITAGIWDDSDEPDECDKEEAESDNEINPDCENEDDELVPEDENETEQENSEPTKSEDKSNEPDIEKEDEVDSEEAVNEEENENPKEDNEQPETEEESVDESNEKKAEVEAPIEKSPDDGADDETNTAEPEEENTEKTEGDSNE from the coding sequence TTGAAAAAAGAATTGAGAAAAGAACGTAGACGCAGATACAAGAAGAATAATCAAGGTCTTTTCGTAGTTTTGAAAATGGCTTTGATATTTTATTTAACTATTTTTAGCGTTAGTTACATGACCTCCGGCACATCCGCATTTTTCAGCAACCAGTCGACAGTTTCCCAATCAATCACTGCCGGTATATGGGATGATTCCGATGAACCGGACGAATGCGATAAAGAAGAAGCGGAATCTGACAATGAAATCAATCCAGACTGTGAAAATGAAGATGATGAGCTTGTTCCAGAAGACGAAAATGAAACTGAACAAGAAAATAGTGAGCCAACGAAGTCAGAAGATAAATCAAATGAACCAGATATTGAAAAAGAAGATGAAGTTGATTCAGAAGAAGCTGTCAACGAGGAAGAGAACGAAAATCCTAAGGAAGATAATGAACAACCAGAAACTGAAGAAGAATCTGTAGACGAATCCAATGAAAAGAAAGCAGAAGTTGAAGCACCTATAGAAAAGTCGCCAGATGACGGCGCCGATGATGAAACAAACACTGCTGAACCTGAAGAAGAAAACACGGAAAAAACAGAGGGGGATTCAAATGAATAA
- a CDS encoding TasA family protein — protein sequence MSLKKKLAMSIATGALAVSMIGGGTYAYFNDVEVNQSTFAAGTLDINIEGNDADNAIINVDNLKPGDYMIRTFKINNTGSLDVSKVLLTSNYTVSDYHNDNKATDDFGEHIKVKFLVNADKRSPVLWETTLKNLSEADAVERDIIGTILGGEPSGLKAGTSDELIVMFEFVDAGDQNVFQGDSLKLNWTFDAKQTSGTLR from the coding sequence ATGAGTCTTAAAAAGAAACTAGCAATGAGTATCGCAACTGGGGCATTAGCTGTAAGTATGATCGGTGGGGGGACTTATGCTTATTTCAATGATGTTGAAGTGAACCAAAGTACATTTGCAGCAGGAACATTGGATATTAATATTGAAGGTAACGATGCAGACAATGCAATTATTAATGTTGACAATCTGAAACCAGGGGATTATATGATACGTACATTTAAAATTAATAACACTGGTAGCTTGGATGTATCTAAGGTATTGTTGACATCAAATTATACAGTATCTGACTACCATAACGATAATAAGGCTACAGACGACTTTGGAGAACATATTAAGGTTAAGTTCCTTGTCAATGCAGACAAAAGATCTCCTGTTCTCTGGGAAACTACTTTAAAGAATCTGAGTGAAGCAGACGCTGTTGAAAGAGATATTATTGGAACTATTCTTGGCGGAGAACCTAGCGGACTAAAGGCCGGCACATCCGATGAGCTTATCGTTATGTTCGAATTTGTTGACGCTGGTGATCAAAACGTTTTCCAAGGAGATTCTTTAAAGCTTAACTGGACATTTGACGCAAAGCAGACTAGTGGGACATTGAGATAA
- a CDS encoding acyl-CoA dehydrogenase family protein encodes MNFSFSEEQTMLRSTVRGFVDKEIMPHIGQWDREGKSDPAIYKKLADLGLMGVCIPEEYGGSGMDYNSLAIVCEELERGDTAFRTAVSVHIGLNSLSILQWGNEAQKQKYLVPQAKGEKIGAFGLTEPAAGSDVAALQTTAVKDGDHYILNGQKTWISLCDVADNFLVFAYTGDRSKKHKAISAFIVERTWEGFSSVATKGKLGIRAGNTGELFFEDVKVPKENLLGEEGEGFKIAMASLDNGRFTVAAGAVGQIMACMEASVDYCNVRKTFGKEIGKHQLVQQMIANMEAGFQMSRLLVYRAGVLKNEGKRNTRETSLAKWQACDFANQAADDAVQIHGANGYSDEYPVERYLRNSKAPVIYEGTREIHTIMQAEYVMGYREDKQLNKMLPSWEEELIQS; translated from the coding sequence ATGAATTTTTCATTCTCAGAAGAACAAACAATGTTACGCAGCACGGTCAGAGGATTTGTAGATAAGGAAATTATGCCACATATTGGGCAATGGGATCGCGAGGGGAAATCGGATCCGGCGATTTACAAGAAGCTTGCAGATCTTGGATTAATGGGCGTTTGTATACCAGAAGAATACGGCGGCAGCGGCATGGACTATAATTCACTAGCGATTGTTTGTGAAGAATTGGAAAGAGGAGATACTGCGTTCCGTACGGCCGTTTCCGTTCATATCGGGTTAAATAGCCTGTCAATTTTGCAGTGGGGGAATGAAGCGCAAAAGCAAAAATACTTGGTGCCACAAGCAAAAGGTGAAAAAATTGGCGCGTTTGGATTAACGGAACCTGCAGCTGGATCTGATGTGGCAGCACTTCAAACGACTGCCGTGAAAGACGGGGATCATTATATTTTAAATGGCCAGAAAACATGGATTTCGTTATGCGATGTCGCGGATAACTTTCTCGTATTTGCATACACAGGAGACCGTTCTAAAAAGCACAAAGCAATCTCCGCCTTTATCGTAGAACGAACTTGGGAAGGTTTTTCATCGGTTGCAACAAAAGGAAAACTAGGAATCCGTGCTGGAAATACAGGCGAGTTATTTTTCGAAGATGTTAAAGTGCCAAAAGAGAACTTACTTGGCGAAGAAGGCGAAGGGTTTAAAATTGCAATGGCTTCATTAGATAACGGACGTTTCACAGTCGCCGCAGGTGCAGTCGGCCAGATCATGGCATGTATGGAAGCAAGTGTTGACTATTGTAATGTGCGCAAAACGTTCGGAAAAGAAATCGGTAAGCATCAGCTCGTGCAACAAATGATTGCCAACATGGAAGCAGGTTTCCAAATGAGCAGATTACTCGTTTACCGCGCTGGCGTATTGAAAAATGAAGGCAAACGAAATACGAGAGAAACATCACTCGCAAAGTGGCAAGCCTGTGATTTTGCAAATCAAGCAGCAGACGACGCAGTCCAAATACACGGCGCCAATGGTTATTCAGATGAATATCCAGTTGAACGATATTTACGTAACTCCAAAGCGCCGGTTATTTACGAAGGAACACGTGAAATCCATACAATCATGCAAGCAGAATACGTCATGGGCTATCGCGAAGATAAACAACTGAACAAGATGTTACCAAGTTGGGAAGAAGAATTGATACAATCATAA
- a CDS encoding CoA transferase, with protein sequence MAGALSTIKVLDLSRVLAGPYCTMVLGDLGAEVIKVEAPNGSDETRGWGPPFKNGVSAYYLTANRNKKSITLDLKTEEGVEVIKKFVLESDVVIHNFKTGTMERFGLGYDALYELNPRIVYCSITGFGETGPNRDMPGYDFIIQAMSGLMSITGTNASGPQKSGVAITDVLTGLYACIGIQAALLERVQSGVGQKLDIALYDTAVSALVNIGSNYLMSGEIPTALGNEHANIVPYQTFRTFDGEMVIAVGNDHQFKALCHILGEPEIAVDDRFKTNQERVKYRDELIPKLQKVFMTKTTVYWQEKCRENNIPSGPIQNLEEVVGDEQLQARNMFISQDHPTAGSIKMIGSPLKLSRTPVEIKHHPPNPGEHQKEIMDRIGMNKTIR encoded by the coding sequence GTGGCCGGAGCACTAAGTACGATTAAAGTACTTGATCTGTCGAGGGTTCTTGCGGGCCCTTATTGCACAATGGTTTTGGGCGATCTTGGTGCTGAAGTGATAAAAGTAGAAGCGCCAAATGGTAGTGATGAAACGCGCGGGTGGGGCCCGCCATTTAAAAATGGTGTTAGCGCGTATTATTTAACAGCGAATCGAAATAAGAAATCAATTACACTTGATTTAAAAACTGAAGAAGGTGTCGAAGTCATTAAAAAGTTCGTACTCGAAAGTGATGTCGTTATTCACAATTTCAAAACGGGAACGATGGAAAGGTTTGGGCTGGGCTACGATGCGCTCTATGAATTAAATCCGCGTATAGTCTATTGTTCGATTACAGGTTTTGGCGAAACGGGTCCTAATCGTGACATGCCTGGCTATGATTTTATTATCCAAGCAATGAGTGGCCTTATGAGTATCACAGGAACCAATGCGTCAGGTCCACAAAAATCTGGCGTTGCCATTACAGATGTTTTGACTGGCCTGTATGCATGTATTGGGATTCAGGCCGCTTTATTGGAACGCGTGCAATCGGGGGTCGGCCAGAAATTAGATATCGCTTTGTATGACACTGCGGTTAGTGCATTGGTGAATATCGGTAGTAACTATTTGATGTCCGGAGAAATTCCGACCGCGCTTGGCAATGAACATGCAAATATTGTTCCGTATCAAACATTTAGAACATTTGACGGTGAAATGGTCATAGCGGTGGGAAATGACCATCAGTTTAAAGCGCTTTGTCATATACTTGGCGAACCAGAAATTGCGGTAGACGATCGATTTAAGACCAATCAAGAACGCGTGAAGTATCGTGATGAATTAATCCCGAAGCTTCAAAAGGTGTTTATGACGAAAACGACAGTGTATTGGCAAGAGAAATGTCGAGAGAATAATATTCCAAGCGGACCGATTCAAAACTTGGAAGAAGTCGTGGGGGACGAACAACTTCAAGCGCGAAATATGTTCATCTCTCAAGACCATCCGACAGCGGGATCCATCAAGATGATAGGAAGTCCTTTAAAGCTTTCTAGGACACCTGTTGAAATTAAACACCATCCTCCGAATCCGGGAGAGCATCAAAAAGAAATCATGGACCGCATAGGTATGAATAAAACAATTAGATAA
- a CDS encoding DUF3870 domain-containing protein, with product MNTIFIAGHARLPSGMAAQNMYETLTITAEIDKHYGVIVTASCTLATLHGQEFVQQMLRGYSLRDGIDKPIEVVRNHYLGKAGNALISALKDLYKQYGAYIELKNESK from the coding sequence ATGAATACTATTTTTATAGCGGGGCATGCGCGTCTTCCGTCAGGTATGGCGGCGCAAAATATGTATGAAACACTGACGATTACAGCAGAAATCGATAAGCATTATGGTGTGATTGTTACGGCTAGCTGTACGTTGGCGACGCTTCATGGACAAGAGTTTGTTCAACAAATGCTGAGAGGATATAGTTTGCGAGATGGCATTGATAAGCCAATTGAGGTTGTGAGAAATCATTATTTAGGTAAAGCAGGGAATGCGTTAATTTCAGCGTTGAAAGACTTGTATAAACAATATGGTGCATATATTGAACTGAAGAATGAATCGAAGTGA
- the rpoN gene encoding RNA polymerase factor sigma-54 has protein sequence MILLELVLQQRQTQNLKMTVELRQAIELLQYSTYELYEYIKEQEMENPLIQLEERPKDNLYEDRTRNPRATGTSQSPIDLIKSDNIGMRAKLVEQAKLLFTDPQDQKLTRFILNHIDDNGYLTLPENGRYDDAEISRGIHLLQLLGPIGIGARSLQECLLLQITYDYPQQKLAESLIKNHLDLLANRKWNELASIMNISLEKVKEVTDFIKTLNPKPCASLSDFSAQYLNPDIIVELNETGISFYLNDSYLPTIHFRNNYTHALTSTDETSTYLRHKLANYNWLISSIEQRRQTIIKIMKVIIKKQEAFFTDGFVALKPLTLKEVADKINMHESTVSRATANKVLQTPKGSFDLRLLFNSKLEMTDGNDISKSKMKALLRDFIENENKQKPLSDQNISEYFKTEKGIVISRRTISKYREELNIPSSRMRKEI, from the coding sequence GTGATTTTATTGGAACTTGTTCTCCAGCAAAGACAAACACAAAATCTAAAGATGACTGTTGAATTAAGACAAGCCATTGAGTTATTACAGTATTCCACGTATGAACTTTATGAATATATAAAAGAACAAGAGATGGAAAATCCATTAATTCAATTGGAAGAGCGGCCGAAAGACAATCTTTATGAGGACAGAACTCGTAATCCAAGAGCAACTGGTACTTCTCAGTCACCGATTGATTTGATTAAAAGTGATAATATTGGGATGCGTGCTAAATTAGTTGAACAAGCGAAGCTTTTATTTACGGATCCTCAAGATCAAAAACTCACTCGTTTCATACTTAATCATATAGACGATAATGGCTATTTGACTCTTCCGGAAAATGGAAGGTATGACGACGCCGAAATTTCCCGCGGGATTCATCTTTTGCAACTACTCGGCCCGATCGGGATAGGTGCCCGAAGTTTACAAGAATGCTTACTTTTACAAATTACTTACGACTATCCACAGCAGAAATTAGCGGAGTCCCTAATTAAAAATCATTTGGATTTATTAGCAAATCGCAAATGGAATGAATTGGCGTCTATCATGAATATTTCGCTAGAGAAAGTAAAAGAAGTCACTGACTTTATTAAAACTTTAAATCCAAAACCATGTGCTTCCTTGTCTGACTTTTCGGCGCAATATTTGAATCCTGATATCATTGTAGAACTTAATGAAACAGGCATTTCATTTTACTTAAATGACAGTTACCTGCCTACAATCCATTTCAGGAATAACTATACACATGCCTTAACATCAACCGACGAAACGTCCACCTACCTTCGACATAAACTGGCGAATTATAATTGGTTAATTAGCAGCATCGAGCAACGCCGTCAAACGATCATTAAAATTATGAAAGTCATCATTAAAAAGCAAGAAGCGTTTTTCACAGATGGTTTTGTCGCTTTAAAACCGCTTACCTTAAAGGAAGTCGCAGATAAGATTAATATGCATGAATCAACCGTTAGTCGCGCAACAGCGAATAAAGTACTTCAAACGCCGAAAGGTTCCTTTGATTTACGGTTGTTATTTAATTCAAAACTAGAAATGACAGATGGTAACGATATTTCAAAGTCAAAAATGAAAGCACTTTTAAGAGACTTTATTGAGAACGAAAACAAGCAAAAGCCGTTATCCGATCAGAATATTTCCGAATACTTTAAAACGGAAAAAGGCATTGTGATTTCAAGACGAACAATCAGTAAGTACCGGGAAGAACTTAATATTCCCTCATCGAGAATGCGGAAAGAAATCTAA
- a CDS encoding CoA-acylating methylmalonate-semialdehyde dehydrogenase: MTKNIIKNFINGEWVAAKTEKYEQVPNPATGEILAEVPISTAEDVNDAVQAASEAFRTWSKTAVPRRARVLFKYQQLLVDNWDELAELITIENGKSFNEARGEVQRGIECVEFAAGAPSLMMGKQLPDIATNIESGMYRYPVGVVGGITPFNFPMMVPCWMFPLAIAMGNTFILKPSERTPLLANRLAGLLQEAGLPDGVFNIVHGAHDVVNRILEHEDIPAISFVGSEPVAEYVYKTGASYGKRVQALAGAKNHSIVMPDADLDSSVKEIIGAAYGSAGERCMACAVVVAVGDVAEPLIEKLMEAADGLKIGNGMDDGVFLGPVIRPDHKEKTANYIEIGQEEGAKLLRDGREDACMTEEGYFIGPTIFDHVTTDMRIWKEEIFAPVLSIVRVATLEEAIALTNKSDFGNGACLFTQSGHSVRYFRENIEVGMLGVNLGVPAPMAFFPFSGWKNSFYGDLHANGSDGVEFYTRRKMLTARWS, encoded by the coding sequence ATGACAAAAAATATAATAAAAAACTTTATTAACGGCGAATGGGTAGCGGCGAAAACAGAGAAGTATGAACAAGTACCGAATCCAGCAACAGGTGAAATCTTAGCAGAAGTACCCATTTCAACCGCGGAAGATGTAAACGATGCAGTTCAAGCAGCGTCAGAAGCGTTCCGTACGTGGAGTAAAACAGCTGTACCGAGGAGAGCACGGGTTTTATTCAAATATCAGCAGCTTCTTGTAGACAATTGGGATGAACTGGCTGAATTGATCACAATTGAAAATGGGAAGAGTTTTAATGAGGCGCGTGGTGAAGTTCAAAGAGGAATTGAGTGTGTTGAATTTGCGGCAGGCGCACCGTCACTTATGATGGGGAAACAATTGCCTGATATCGCTACGAATATCGAGTCGGGGATGTACCGTTATCCAGTCGGCGTGGTTGGTGGAATTACACCGTTTAACTTCCCAATGATGGTACCTTGCTGGATGTTCCCGCTAGCGATTGCAATGGGGAATACCTTTATTTTGAAGCCTTCAGAAAGAACACCACTTCTCGCGAATCGTTTGGCTGGATTATTACAAGAAGCTGGTCTCCCGGACGGCGTATTTAATATTGTTCACGGTGCGCATGATGTTGTAAATCGTATTCTGGAGCATGAAGATATTCCAGCAATTTCATTTGTAGGGTCAGAGCCAGTCGCGGAATATGTCTATAAAACAGGCGCAAGTTACGGGAAACGCGTCCAAGCATTGGCAGGCGCGAAAAATCACTCCATCGTCATGCCCGATGCAGATTTAGATTCATCTGTTAAAGAAATTATCGGTGCGGCTTATGGTTCAGCAGGCGAAAGATGTATGGCTTGTGCCGTGGTTGTTGCGGTAGGTGATGTTGCAGAACCGCTAATTGAAAAATTAATGGAAGCGGCTGATGGCCTTAAAATCGGTAACGGAATGGACGATGGTGTATTCCTTGGACCGGTTATTCGCCCAGACCATAAAGAAAAAACGGCTAATTATATTGAAATTGGTCAAGAAGAAGGTGCGAAACTTTTACGTGATGGACGTGAAGATGCGTGCATGACCGAAGAAGGCTACTTCATTGGCCCAACTATTTTCGATCATGTGACAACAGATATGAGAATTTGGAAAGAAGAAATATTCGCTCCAGTTCTGTCGATTGTTCGCGTTGCAACATTAGAAGAAGCAATTGCACTCACAAATAAATCCGATTTCGGAAACGGAGCCTGCTTATTTACACAAAGCGGTCACAGCGTTCGATACTTCCGTGAAAATATCGAGGTTGGCATGCTCGGCGTAAACTTAGGCGTTCCTGCTCCAATGGCATTCTTCCCGTTCTCAGGATGGAAAAACTCATTCTACGGTGATTTACATGCGAATGGATCAGATGGTGTAGAGTTTTATACGAGAAGAAAAATGCTAACGGCTCGTTGGTCGTAA